From the genome of Ziziphus jujuba cultivar Dongzao chromosome 6, ASM3175591v1, one region includes:
- the LOC107429825 gene encoding probable inactive ATP-dependent zinc metalloprotease FTSHI 1, chloroplastic isoform X1 — protein MASIDMLLSPRIFPPKSQTQVRVLRSRTVTHSKGRNFAQRFRPQPLFIHRRSLSVFCQSKSDASSRSGNPGNSIEEDFVTRVLKENPSQVEPRYLIGDKFYTLKEKQDLSKKPEVGVFQFLVKKLNLGEKSKKESGEGQNERESKNEAVYLNDILRKYRGKLYVPEQIFGTELSEEEEFERNFDALPKMSLEDFQKAMEKDKVKLLTSKEVNGLSYGNVYRDFIVDLKEIPGEKSLQRTKWAMRLDENEARTLLEEYTGPRYQIERHTTSWVGKLPQYPNPVASSISSRMMVEFGAVTAIMALAAILVGGFLASAVFAVTSFIFVATSYVILPIVKPFIKLFFGLIFGILERIWDNLVDVFSDGGIFSKFYEFYTFGGISASLEMLKPITLVLLTMVLLVRFTLSRRPKNFRKWDLWQGIDFSRSKAEARVDGSTGVKFADVAGIDEAVEELQELVRYLKNPELFDKMGIKPPHGVLLEGPPGCGKTLVAKAIAGEAGVPFYQMAGSEFVEVLVGVGSARIRDLFKRAKVNKPSVIFIDEIDALATRRQGIYKESSDQLYNAATQERETTLNQLLIELDGFDTGKGVIFLAATNRRDLLDPALLRPGRFDRKIRIRPPAAKGRLQILKIHASKVKMSDSVDLSSYAQNLPGWTGARLAQLVQEAALVAVRKGHQSILQSDMDDAVDRLTVGPKRVGIELGHQGQCRRATTEVGVAMTSHLLRRYENAKVESCDRISITPRGQTLSQVVFHRLDDESYMFERRPQLLHRLQVLLGGRAAEEVIYGKDTSRTSVGYLADASWLARKILTIWNLENPMFIHGEPPPWRKEVKFVGPRLDFEGSLYDDYDLIEPPLNFNLDDQVAQRTEELLHEMYQKTLSLLRRHHAALLKSVKVLLNQQEIRGEEIDFILNNYPPQTPVSLLFEEENPGSLPFVRQEQDREFEYALVTQSKGETL, from the exons atggcCTCCATTGACATGCTCTTATCTCCTAGGATTTTCCCTCCAAAATCCCAAACTCAAGTCCGTGTTTTGCGGTCTAGGACTGTAACTCATTCCAAAGGTCGCAACTTTGCTCAACGTTTTCGACCACAGCCACTATTCATTCACCGCCGGTCATTATCCGTCTTCTGTCAATCAAAATCTGACGCTTCCTCACGGTCTGGTAACCCTGGAAATTCCATTGAAGAAGATTTTGTGACCAGGGTTTTGAAGGAAAATCCAAGCCAGGTTGAACCCAGGTACCTAATTGGTGATAAATTTTACACCTTGAAGGAAAAACAGGATTTGAGCAAGAAACCTGAGGTGGGTGTTTTTCAGTTCTTGGTGAAAAAGTTGAATTTGGGAGAGAAATCGAAGAAAGAGAGTGGTGAGGGTCAAAATGAGAGGGAATCGAAGAATGAGGCTGTGTATTTGAATGATATTTTGAGGAAGTATAGAGGAAAGCTCTACGTGCCTGAGCAGATTTTTGGAACTGAGTTGTCAGAGGAAGAGGAATTCGAAAGGAATTTTGATGCATTGCCAAAAATGAGCTTAGAGGATTTTCAGAAAGCTATGGAGAAAGACAAGGTTAAATTGTTGACTTCCAAGGAGGTAAACGGCTTGTCGTATGGTAACGTGTATAGGGACTTCATTgttgatttgaaagaaattccAGGTGAAAAGAGCTTGCAGAGGACCAAATG GGCTATGAGGCTAGACGAGAATGAAGCTCGGACTCTTCTGGAGGAGTATACAGGCCCACGATATCAAATAGAAAGGCACACTACG TCTTGGGTAGGAAAGTTACCGCAGTACCCTAATCCTGTGGCATCTTCCATATCTAGCAGAATGATGGTAGAGTTTGGAGCAGTAACAGCTATAATGGCTCTTGCTGCAATTCTTGTTGGAGGATTCCTGGCTTCTGCAGTATTTGCTGTTAcgagttttatttttgtagcaaCTTCATATGTTATATTGCCTATAGTCAAACCATTTATAAAACTTTTCTTCGGACTCATATTTGGTATTTTAGAAAGAATCTGGGATAATCTTGTAGATGTTTTCAGCGATGGAGGCATTTTTTCTAAATTCTATGAATTTTACACTTTTGGTGGCATATCTGCCAGCCTTGAGATGTTAAAACCAATTACGCTTGTCCTTTTGACTATGGTCCTTCTTGTCCGTTTCACACTTTCAAGAAGACCTAAGAACTTCAGGAAATGG GATCTATGGCAGGGGATTGATTTTTCACGATCTAAAGCAGAAGCTCGTGTTGAT GGCTCGACTGGAGTGAAATTTGCTGATGTGGCTGGGATTGATGAAGCAGTAGAGGAACTCCAAGAG TTGGTGAGGTACTTGAAGAACCCTGAACTGTTCGATAAAATGGGAATAAAGCCTCCACATGGTGTTCTTCTAGAGGGCCCTCCTGGATGTGGCAAG ACCCTGGTTGCTAAGGCCATAGCTGGAGAGGCTGGTGTTCCATTTTATCAAATGGCTGGATCTGAATTTGTTGAAGTTTTAGTTGGTGTTGGTTCTGCCCGTATTAGGGATCTATTCAAAAGAGCCAAG GTGAATAAACCTTCAGTGATATTCATTGATGAAATTGATGCATTGGCAACTAG GCGTCAAGGAATTTACAAGGAATCTTCAGACCAACTATATAATGCGGCAACTCAGGAGAGGGAAACTACATTAAACCAGCTCTTGATAGAGCTTGATGGTTTTGATACCGGTAAAGGTGTTATATTTTTAGCTGCTACAAACCGTAGGGATTTGTTAGACCCTGCGCTTCTTCGACCAGGCCGCTTTGATCGAAAG ATAAGAATTCGCCCTCCTGCTGCAAAGGGGAGActgcaaattttgaaaattcatgCAAGCAAAGTTAAAATGTCAGACTCTGTTGATTTGTCCAGCTATGCTCAGAACTTAcctg GATGGACTGGAGCAAGATTGGCTCAGTTGGTCCAAGAGGCTGCACTTGTAGCCGTTAGGAAGGGACATCAGTCAATTCTACAGTCAGACATGGATGATGCAGTTGACAGACTTACCGTAGGACCAAAACGTGTTGGTATAGAGTTGGGTCATCAGGGACAATGTCGTCGAGCTACTACTGAAGTGGGTGTTGCAATGACATCTCATCTACTCAGGCGCTATGAGAATGCTAAAGTTGAAAGCTGTGATCGCATCTCAATCACCCCTCGTGGTCAG ACATTATCTCAAGTTGTATTTCATCGGCTTGATGATGAATCATACATGTTTGAGCGCCGACCACAGTTGCTGCATCGCCTTCAG GTTTTACTTGGAGGAAGGGCTGCTGAAGAAGTCATTTATGGAAAGGATACTTCACGAACATCAGTTGGCTACCTCGCAGATGCATCATGGCTAGCCCGTAAAATTTTAACCAT ATGGAATTTGGAAAATCCAATGTTCATACATGGGGAACCACCACCTTGGCGAAAGGAGGTTAAATTCGTTGGTCCACGACTGGACTTCGAAGGATCGCTTTATGATGACTATGACCTGATCGAACCCCCACTCAACTTCAATTTAGATGACCAAGTTGCACAAAGGACAGAAGAGCTGCTACACGAGATGTACCAAAAGACACTTTCTCTGCTTAGGAGGCATCATGCAGCTTTGCTTAAATCTGTAAAG GTTCTTCTAAATCAACAGGAAATCAGAGGTGAAGAAATCGACTTTATCCTGAACAATTACCCTCCACAAACGCCAGTCAGTTTACTTTTCGAGGAAGAAAATCCCGGAAGCCTTCCATTTGTAAGACAAGAACAGGACCGTGAATTTGAGTATGCCCTCGTAACTCAGTCAAAAGGAGAAACACTGTGA
- the LOC107429827 gene encoding large ribosomal subunit protein uL6m has product MEAKFFRFLKIVGVGYKARAEAEGRLLYLKLGYSHEVELTVPPAVRAFCFKNNVICCTGIDKQRVNQFAAAVRSCKPPEVYKGKGIMYIDEVIKKKQGKKSK; this is encoded by the coding sequence ATGGAAGCCAAATTCTTTCGGTTTCTTAAGATAGTGGGTGTTGGGTACAAAGCCAGAGCTGAGGCTGAAGGAAGGCTGTTGTATCTGAAACTGGGATACAGTCATGAGGTTGAGCTGACAGTCCCTCCTGCAGTTCGAGCTTTTTGCTTCAAGAACAATGTAATTTGCTGCACTGGCATTGATAAACAGCGAGTTAACCAGTTTGCCGCTGCTGTTCGGAGTTGTAAGCCTCCCGAGGTTTACAAAGGCAAAGGTATAATGTATATTGATGAAGTTATTAAGAAGAAACAAGGAAAGAAGTCGAAATGA
- the LOC107429818 gene encoding E3 ubiquitin-protein ligase SINAT5: protein MEIDGIDCVSTSDGIYEEEIHHQHRHRLQFSASSAKPTTNNAVSPAISPATSVHELLECSVCTNSMYPPIHQCLNGHTLCSTCKLRVNNRCPTCRHELGDIRCLALEKVAESLELPCKYCSLGCMEIFPYYSKLKHEVQCNFRPYNCPYAGSECPVVGDIPFLIDHLRNDHKVDMHTGSTFNHRYVKSNPREVENATWMLTVFFCFGHYFCLHFEAFQLGMAPVYIAFLRFMGDEVEAGNFSYSLEVGANGRKLTWEGTPRSIRDSHRKVRDSHDGLIIQRNMALFFSGGDRKELKLRVTGRIWKEQPNSDAGVYIPNLCI from the exons ATGGAAATCGACGGCATTGATTGTGTCTCGACCTCGGATGGGATCTATGAGGAAGAGATCCATCATCAACACCGTCACCGGCTTCAGTTCTCGGCTTCCTCGGCTAAGCCTACCACCAACAATGCTGTGTCTCCGGCGATCTCTCCGGCCACCAGTGTTCATGAACTTCTTGAATGTTCTGTCTGCACTAATTCTATGTACCCACCAATCCATCAG TGCCTGAATGGGCATACTCTATGTTCAACCTGTAAATTGAGGGTGAACAACCGGTGCCCTACATGTAGACATGAACTTGGAGATATCAGGTGTTTGGCCCTGGAAAAGGTTGCTGAGTCGCTTGAACTTCCCTGCAAGTACTGTTCTTTGGGATGTATGGAGATCTTTCCATACTACAGCAAACTTAAGCATGAAGTTCAATGTAACTTCCGACCATACAATTGTCCATATGCTGGATCTGAGTGCCCTGTTGTTGGGGATATTCCTTTCCTAATTGATCATCTAAGGAACGATCACAAGGTTGACATGCACACTGGCAGCACATTCAATCATCGTTATGTCAAATCTAATCCTCGTGAGGTGGAGAACGCGACCTGGATGCTTACG GTCTTTTTCTGTTTCGGCCATTACTTCTGCCTGCATTTTGAAGCCTTCCAGCTTGGAATGGCCCCGGTTTACATTGCTTTTCTCCGTTTCATGGGTGATGAGGTTGAGGCGGGTAACTTTAGCTACAGCTTGGAAGTAGGGGCTAATGGTAGGAAACTAACTTGGGAAGGAACACCACGGAGCATACGTGATAGTCACCGGAAAGTTAGGGATAGCCATGATGGCCTCATAATCCAGCGTAACATGGCGCTTTTTTTCTCCGGCGGGGACAGGAAGGAGCTGAAGCTTCGTGTCACAGGACGAATTTGGAAGGAACAACCAAATTCAGATGCAGGGGTGTACATTCCCAATCTGTGCATCTGA
- the LOC107429825 gene encoding probable inactive ATP-dependent zinc metalloprotease FTSHI 1, chloroplastic isoform X3 gives MASIDMLLSPRIFPPKSQTQVRVLRSRTVTHSKGRNFAQRFRPQPLFIHRRSLSVFCQSKSDASSRSGNPGNSIEEDFVTRVLKENPSQVEPRYLIGDKFYTLKEKQDLSKKPEVGVFQFLVKKLNLGEKSKKESGEGQNERESKNEAVYLNDILRKYRGKLYVPEQIFGTELSEEEEFERNFDALPKMSLEDFQKAMEKDKVKLLTSKEVNGLSYGNVYRDFIVDLKEIPGEKSLQRTKWAMRLDENEARTLLEEYTGPRYQIERHTTSWVGKLPQYPNPVASSISSRMMVEFGAVTAIMALAAILVGGFLASAVFAVTSFIFVATSYVILPIVKPFIKLFFGLIFGILERIWDNLVDVFSDGGIFSKFYEFYTFGGISASLEMLKPITLVLLTMVLLVRFTLSRRPKNFRKWDLWQGIDFSRSKAEARVDGSTGVKFADVAGIDEAVEELQELVRYLKNPELFDKMGIKPPHGVLLEGPPGCGKTLVAKAIAGEAGVPFYQMAGSEFVEVLVGVGSARIRDLFKRAKVNKPSVIFIDEIDALATRRQGIYKESSDQLYNAATQERETTLNQLLIELDGFDTGKGVIFLAATNRRDLLDPALLRPGRFDRKIRIRPPAAKGRLQILKIHASKVKMSDSVDLSSYAQNLPGWTGARLAQLVQEAALVAVRKGHQSILQSDMDDAVDRLTVGPKRVGIELGHQGQCRRATTEVGVAMTSHLLRRYENAKVESCDRISITPRDVFGSASFSQHIVFCLNVGSDVCRHYLKLYFIGLMMNHTCLSADHSCCIAFRFYLEEGLLKKSFMERILHEHQLATSQMHHG, from the exons atggcCTCCATTGACATGCTCTTATCTCCTAGGATTTTCCCTCCAAAATCCCAAACTCAAGTCCGTGTTTTGCGGTCTAGGACTGTAACTCATTCCAAAGGTCGCAACTTTGCTCAACGTTTTCGACCACAGCCACTATTCATTCACCGCCGGTCATTATCCGTCTTCTGTCAATCAAAATCTGACGCTTCCTCACGGTCTGGTAACCCTGGAAATTCCATTGAAGAAGATTTTGTGACCAGGGTTTTGAAGGAAAATCCAAGCCAGGTTGAACCCAGGTACCTAATTGGTGATAAATTTTACACCTTGAAGGAAAAACAGGATTTGAGCAAGAAACCTGAGGTGGGTGTTTTTCAGTTCTTGGTGAAAAAGTTGAATTTGGGAGAGAAATCGAAGAAAGAGAGTGGTGAGGGTCAAAATGAGAGGGAATCGAAGAATGAGGCTGTGTATTTGAATGATATTTTGAGGAAGTATAGAGGAAAGCTCTACGTGCCTGAGCAGATTTTTGGAACTGAGTTGTCAGAGGAAGAGGAATTCGAAAGGAATTTTGATGCATTGCCAAAAATGAGCTTAGAGGATTTTCAGAAAGCTATGGAGAAAGACAAGGTTAAATTGTTGACTTCCAAGGAGGTAAACGGCTTGTCGTATGGTAACGTGTATAGGGACTTCATTgttgatttgaaagaaattccAGGTGAAAAGAGCTTGCAGAGGACCAAATG GGCTATGAGGCTAGACGAGAATGAAGCTCGGACTCTTCTGGAGGAGTATACAGGCCCACGATATCAAATAGAAAGGCACACTACG TCTTGGGTAGGAAAGTTACCGCAGTACCCTAATCCTGTGGCATCTTCCATATCTAGCAGAATGATGGTAGAGTTTGGAGCAGTAACAGCTATAATGGCTCTTGCTGCAATTCTTGTTGGAGGATTCCTGGCTTCTGCAGTATTTGCTGTTAcgagttttatttttgtagcaaCTTCATATGTTATATTGCCTATAGTCAAACCATTTATAAAACTTTTCTTCGGACTCATATTTGGTATTTTAGAAAGAATCTGGGATAATCTTGTAGATGTTTTCAGCGATGGAGGCATTTTTTCTAAATTCTATGAATTTTACACTTTTGGTGGCATATCTGCCAGCCTTGAGATGTTAAAACCAATTACGCTTGTCCTTTTGACTATGGTCCTTCTTGTCCGTTTCACACTTTCAAGAAGACCTAAGAACTTCAGGAAATGG GATCTATGGCAGGGGATTGATTTTTCACGATCTAAAGCAGAAGCTCGTGTTGAT GGCTCGACTGGAGTGAAATTTGCTGATGTGGCTGGGATTGATGAAGCAGTAGAGGAACTCCAAGAG TTGGTGAGGTACTTGAAGAACCCTGAACTGTTCGATAAAATGGGAATAAAGCCTCCACATGGTGTTCTTCTAGAGGGCCCTCCTGGATGTGGCAAG ACCCTGGTTGCTAAGGCCATAGCTGGAGAGGCTGGTGTTCCATTTTATCAAATGGCTGGATCTGAATTTGTTGAAGTTTTAGTTGGTGTTGGTTCTGCCCGTATTAGGGATCTATTCAAAAGAGCCAAG GTGAATAAACCTTCAGTGATATTCATTGATGAAATTGATGCATTGGCAACTAG GCGTCAAGGAATTTACAAGGAATCTTCAGACCAACTATATAATGCGGCAACTCAGGAGAGGGAAACTACATTAAACCAGCTCTTGATAGAGCTTGATGGTTTTGATACCGGTAAAGGTGTTATATTTTTAGCTGCTACAAACCGTAGGGATTTGTTAGACCCTGCGCTTCTTCGACCAGGCCGCTTTGATCGAAAG ATAAGAATTCGCCCTCCTGCTGCAAAGGGGAGActgcaaattttgaaaattcatgCAAGCAAAGTTAAAATGTCAGACTCTGTTGATTTGTCCAGCTATGCTCAGAACTTAcctg GATGGACTGGAGCAAGATTGGCTCAGTTGGTCCAAGAGGCTGCACTTGTAGCCGTTAGGAAGGGACATCAGTCAATTCTACAGTCAGACATGGATGATGCAGTTGACAGACTTACCGTAGGACCAAAACGTGTTGGTATAGAGTTGGGTCATCAGGGACAATGTCGTCGAGCTACTACTGAAGTGGGTGTTGCAATGACATCTCATCTACTCAGGCGCTATGAGAATGCTAAAGTTGAAAGCTGTGATCGCATCTCAATCACCCCTCGTG atgTATTTGGCTCTGCTTCTTTTTCACAACATATTGTGTTCTGTTTAAATGTGGGAAGTGATGTCTGCAGACATTATCTCAAGTTGTATTTCATCGGCTTGATGATGAATCATACATGTTTGAGCGCCGACCACAGTTGCTGCATCGCCTTCAG GTTTTACTTGGAGGAAGGGCTGCTGAAGAAGTCATTTATGGAAAGGATACTTCACGAACATCAGTTGGCTACCTCGCAGATGCATCATGGCTAG
- the LOC107429825 gene encoding probable inactive ATP-dependent zinc metalloprotease FTSHI 1, chloroplastic isoform X2, which yields MASIDMLLSPRIFPPKSQTQVRVLRSRTVTHSKGRNFAQRFRPQPLFIHRRSLSVFCQSKSDASSRSGNPGNSIEEDFVTRVLKENPSQVEPRYLIGDKFYTLKEKQDLSKKPEVGVFQFLVKKLNLGEKSKKESGEGQNERESKNEAVYLNDILRKYRGKLYVPEQIFGTELSEEEEFERNFDALPKMSLEDFQKAMEKDKVKLLTSKEVNGLSYGNVYRDFIVDLKEIPGEKSLQRTKWAMRLDENEARTLLEEYTGPRYQIERHTTSWVGKLPQYPNPVASSISSRMMVEFGAVTAIMALAAILVGGFLASAVFAVTSFIFVATSYVILPIVKPFIKLFFGLIFGILERIWDNLVDVFSDGGIFSKFYEFYTFGGISASLEMLKPITLVLLTMVLLVRFTLSRRPKNFRKWDLWQGIDFSRSKAEARVDGSTGVKFADVAGIDEAVEELQELVRYLKNPELFDKMGIKPPHGVLLEGPPGCGKTLVAKAIAGEAGVPFYQMAGSEFVEVLVGVGSARIRDLFKRAKVNKPSVIFIDEIDALATRRQGIYKESSDQLYNAATQERETTLNQLLIELDGFDTGKGVIFLAATNRRDLLDPALLRPGRFDRKIRIRPPAAKGRLQILKIHASKVKMSDSVDLSSYAQNLPGWTGARLAQLVQEAALVAVRKGHQSILQSDMDDAVDRLTVGPKRVGIELGHQGQCRRATTEVGVAMTSHLLRRYENAKVESCDRISITPRGQTLSQVVFHRLDDESYMFERRPQLLHRLQVLLGGRAAEEVIYGKDTSRTSVGYLADASWLAHGIWKIQCSYMGNHHLGERRLNSLVHDWTSKDRFMMTMT from the exons atggcCTCCATTGACATGCTCTTATCTCCTAGGATTTTCCCTCCAAAATCCCAAACTCAAGTCCGTGTTTTGCGGTCTAGGACTGTAACTCATTCCAAAGGTCGCAACTTTGCTCAACGTTTTCGACCACAGCCACTATTCATTCACCGCCGGTCATTATCCGTCTTCTGTCAATCAAAATCTGACGCTTCCTCACGGTCTGGTAACCCTGGAAATTCCATTGAAGAAGATTTTGTGACCAGGGTTTTGAAGGAAAATCCAAGCCAGGTTGAACCCAGGTACCTAATTGGTGATAAATTTTACACCTTGAAGGAAAAACAGGATTTGAGCAAGAAACCTGAGGTGGGTGTTTTTCAGTTCTTGGTGAAAAAGTTGAATTTGGGAGAGAAATCGAAGAAAGAGAGTGGTGAGGGTCAAAATGAGAGGGAATCGAAGAATGAGGCTGTGTATTTGAATGATATTTTGAGGAAGTATAGAGGAAAGCTCTACGTGCCTGAGCAGATTTTTGGAACTGAGTTGTCAGAGGAAGAGGAATTCGAAAGGAATTTTGATGCATTGCCAAAAATGAGCTTAGAGGATTTTCAGAAAGCTATGGAGAAAGACAAGGTTAAATTGTTGACTTCCAAGGAGGTAAACGGCTTGTCGTATGGTAACGTGTATAGGGACTTCATTgttgatttgaaagaaattccAGGTGAAAAGAGCTTGCAGAGGACCAAATG GGCTATGAGGCTAGACGAGAATGAAGCTCGGACTCTTCTGGAGGAGTATACAGGCCCACGATATCAAATAGAAAGGCACACTACG TCTTGGGTAGGAAAGTTACCGCAGTACCCTAATCCTGTGGCATCTTCCATATCTAGCAGAATGATGGTAGAGTTTGGAGCAGTAACAGCTATAATGGCTCTTGCTGCAATTCTTGTTGGAGGATTCCTGGCTTCTGCAGTATTTGCTGTTAcgagttttatttttgtagcaaCTTCATATGTTATATTGCCTATAGTCAAACCATTTATAAAACTTTTCTTCGGACTCATATTTGGTATTTTAGAAAGAATCTGGGATAATCTTGTAGATGTTTTCAGCGATGGAGGCATTTTTTCTAAATTCTATGAATTTTACACTTTTGGTGGCATATCTGCCAGCCTTGAGATGTTAAAACCAATTACGCTTGTCCTTTTGACTATGGTCCTTCTTGTCCGTTTCACACTTTCAAGAAGACCTAAGAACTTCAGGAAATGG GATCTATGGCAGGGGATTGATTTTTCACGATCTAAAGCAGAAGCTCGTGTTGAT GGCTCGACTGGAGTGAAATTTGCTGATGTGGCTGGGATTGATGAAGCAGTAGAGGAACTCCAAGAG TTGGTGAGGTACTTGAAGAACCCTGAACTGTTCGATAAAATGGGAATAAAGCCTCCACATGGTGTTCTTCTAGAGGGCCCTCCTGGATGTGGCAAG ACCCTGGTTGCTAAGGCCATAGCTGGAGAGGCTGGTGTTCCATTTTATCAAATGGCTGGATCTGAATTTGTTGAAGTTTTAGTTGGTGTTGGTTCTGCCCGTATTAGGGATCTATTCAAAAGAGCCAAG GTGAATAAACCTTCAGTGATATTCATTGATGAAATTGATGCATTGGCAACTAG GCGTCAAGGAATTTACAAGGAATCTTCAGACCAACTATATAATGCGGCAACTCAGGAGAGGGAAACTACATTAAACCAGCTCTTGATAGAGCTTGATGGTTTTGATACCGGTAAAGGTGTTATATTTTTAGCTGCTACAAACCGTAGGGATTTGTTAGACCCTGCGCTTCTTCGACCAGGCCGCTTTGATCGAAAG ATAAGAATTCGCCCTCCTGCTGCAAAGGGGAGActgcaaattttgaaaattcatgCAAGCAAAGTTAAAATGTCAGACTCTGTTGATTTGTCCAGCTATGCTCAGAACTTAcctg GATGGACTGGAGCAAGATTGGCTCAGTTGGTCCAAGAGGCTGCACTTGTAGCCGTTAGGAAGGGACATCAGTCAATTCTACAGTCAGACATGGATGATGCAGTTGACAGACTTACCGTAGGACCAAAACGTGTTGGTATAGAGTTGGGTCATCAGGGACAATGTCGTCGAGCTACTACTGAAGTGGGTGTTGCAATGACATCTCATCTACTCAGGCGCTATGAGAATGCTAAAGTTGAAAGCTGTGATCGCATCTCAATCACCCCTCGTGGTCAG ACATTATCTCAAGTTGTATTTCATCGGCTTGATGATGAATCATACATGTTTGAGCGCCGACCACAGTTGCTGCATCGCCTTCAG GTTTTACTTGGAGGAAGGGCTGCTGAAGAAGTCATTTATGGAAAGGATACTTCACGAACATCAGTTGGCTACCTCGCAGATGCATCATGGCTAGCCC ATGGAATTTGGAAAATCCAATGTTCATACATGGGGAACCACCACCTTGGCGAAAGGAGGTTAAATTCGTTGGTCCACGACTGGACTTCGAAGGATCGCTTTATGATGACTATGACCTGA